One Cupriavidus pauculus DNA segment encodes these proteins:
- a CDS encoding conjugal transfer protein TraG N-terminal domain-containing protein — MLDFNIYVVGDPSSFYAALNAVAMIFNQQGFLNSTFLVGGLVALISGILYMIGKQSDGPVPGAMGPVSALFGFFAVVWTTTIPTSVLVNDIYTGNVARVDNVPMILSLPASAFTTASHKLFQLSNTAFQSVNGSYMAVTSDGFVTPLKLLYSLRRGFDNADVFLSASIRTFILDCTPNATSFSMDAMKSSANSLNYILTHARDNGITTYWNTANPQGQSLSCNESAALISQDANVRFLNGTNRGLKELINKNMKEKSPTGNAWGQSDVEDVLQNVLPGGWKTATDTLGMAQSSRDFMINALTYNTIANTFNCMSSNTDQGSFNQCNVQLTQAFEQSRTDSAAAGSFFSKTMMPAMVFMQLMFFSFAPLVIIYGVMKGGGALGMYIKYLLFGIWTSSWLPFSAVIQMYIQNDVAEKLSQIDSGMLTLSNFPAIYYDILATRLSVASDMLAATPLVSLAMLTGTAMSMASLAGRWSGRDHVDEKQTSPDIVRNGPITDVGAATQSSAAITGNPLSGMTRADAALRAHSAGQMLDNNVSSARADVQSTKAEAAASFEKMMSYMKAHSSGFKSSESDITAMSKDYGSRASKVQEAAESAMDSHKFSAEEKSAFQAAITASAGFKSPFGGVEASAQAAATATKGRVSAQDFSKTMTQRVNTDQSWTDSITNRAQNSMDRYSGEDTKTAQGLSASLRQSTARVQSAEQRYQEAVSMKTSMDTSFSVRDQELGPMTMANPAVQNELQKMNDSAMPNVPGYQAKLAQHQNRVQRAGNISGAGYVAIFNALVDTNQFQAASKIMSMLSGINGPTNFSPNANQGVAPAAAAVASDPAAGNLSLKDPHVLQQGGAGAGHAPDASGRATAASGPSTTAIHGGTPPRNPGNGAAAGSGPAAPASGPGDLQARLDRLTNNSLPNFEADKQKIADGTAGVGQGIADQKEAVQSASAVISPEQVRDTFHREVGTVKSGFAGAGMAWGDFEKAHPYMAAGIEAGVTMLPVMRAAGGLKKLYDVSAAAKKGWQGVQAAKAGVSTAAKEMARLESAFKSPNGALLGGKKALDARQVANLGFKSTDDFLEAYGKAGANVIKAEKDLLRSAETYSQKFGASVGKDGLPGDATFGFVAQNATRQAVATGKAAGGAGLLELSKYEANIHRQEVMHNQEMEDLRRGVRGR; from the coding sequence ATGCTCGACTTCAATATTTACGTCGTCGGCGACCCGAGCTCGTTCTATGCCGCACTGAACGCGGTGGCCATGATCTTCAACCAGCAGGGCTTCCTGAACAGCACGTTTCTGGTTGGCGGGCTTGTGGCACTGATCTCCGGCATCCTGTACATGATCGGCAAGCAGAGCGATGGGCCAGTCCCCGGCGCCATGGGGCCGGTCAGCGCGTTGTTTGGCTTCTTTGCCGTGGTCTGGACCACCACCATACCTACCTCCGTGCTGGTCAATGACATCTACACAGGAAACGTGGCGAGGGTCGACAATGTGCCGATGATCCTCTCGCTGCCCGCAAGCGCCTTCACAACGGCAAGTCACAAGCTCTTCCAACTGTCCAATACCGCCTTTCAAAGCGTGAACGGTAGCTATATGGCGGTCACATCGGATGGATTTGTGACGCCGCTCAAGCTCCTGTACTCATTGCGCAGGGGCTTTGACAATGCTGACGTGTTCTTGTCTGCCAGCATTCGGACATTCATCCTGGACTGCACGCCGAACGCGACCTCGTTCTCAATGGACGCGATGAAATCAAGCGCCAACTCGCTGAACTACATCCTGACCCATGCGCGCGACAACGGCATCACTACTTACTGGAACACTGCGAATCCGCAAGGCCAGTCCCTCTCCTGCAACGAGTCTGCAGCACTTATCTCGCAGGACGCCAACGTCCGGTTCCTCAATGGGACCAACCGCGGCCTCAAGGAGCTGATCAACAAGAACATGAAGGAGAAGAGCCCCACGGGCAACGCGTGGGGCCAAAGCGATGTCGAGGACGTGTTGCAGAACGTGCTACCTGGCGGGTGGAAGACGGCAACGGACACACTAGGCATGGCCCAGAGTTCGCGCGACTTCATGATCAACGCTCTGACGTACAACACGATCGCGAACACTTTCAACTGCATGTCGAGCAACACTGATCAGGGAAGTTTCAATCAGTGCAATGTTCAGTTGACCCAGGCGTTCGAGCAGAGCCGAACTGACTCTGCAGCCGCCGGCTCGTTCTTCTCCAAGACCATGATGCCGGCGATGGTGTTCATGCAGCTGATGTTCTTCAGCTTCGCGCCATTGGTCATCATCTACGGCGTAATGAAGGGCGGCGGCGCACTTGGCATGTACATCAAGTACCTCCTGTTCGGAATCTGGACGTCGAGCTGGCTGCCGTTCTCGGCAGTGATCCAGATGTATATCCAGAACGACGTTGCCGAGAAGCTGTCCCAGATTGATTCCGGGATGCTGACTCTTTCAAACTTCCCGGCTATCTACTACGACATCCTGGCCACTCGACTGTCGGTGGCGTCTGACATGCTTGCGGCGACGCCACTGGTTTCGCTCGCCATGCTGACGGGCACAGCTATGTCAATGGCTTCACTGGCTGGACGGTGGTCAGGTCGCGACCATGTTGACGAGAAGCAGACAAGTCCTGACATCGTGCGTAATGGGCCCATCACAGACGTCGGCGCAGCCACTCAATCTAGTGCAGCGATCACCGGGAATCCGCTGTCTGGAATGACACGCGCAGATGCTGCTCTTCGCGCTCACAGCGCAGGCCAGATGCTGGACAACAACGTTTCCAGTGCTCGTGCGGACGTGCAATCGACTAAGGCCGAAGCGGCAGCATCGTTCGAGAAGATGATGAGCTATATGAAGGCTCATTCGAGCGGCTTTAAGTCCAGCGAATCCGATATCACAGCGATGAGTAAGGACTATGGAAGTCGTGCCTCCAAGGTGCAGGAGGCCGCCGAGAGCGCGATGGATTCGCATAAGTTCTCGGCAGAGGAGAAATCAGCATTCCAAGCTGCGATCACCGCAAGCGCCGGATTCAAGAGCCCATTTGGCGGCGTAGAGGCATCGGCACAAGCCGCAGCGACTGCCACGAAAGGTCGAGTCAGCGCCCAGGATTTCTCAAAGACGATGACGCAAAGGGTGAATACTGACCAGTCCTGGACCGACAGCATTACCAATCGTGCCCAGAATTCCATGGATCGGTACTCTGGCGAGGACACGAAGACCGCGCAGGGCCTCTCAGCGTCCCTTCGTCAGTCTACTGCTCGCGTCCAGTCCGCAGAGCAGCGCTACCAGGAAGCAGTAAGCATGAAGACATCGATGGATACGAGCTTCTCGGTCCGTGACCAGGAGCTTGGTCCGATGACTATGGCGAATCCCGCCGTCCAAAACGAGCTTCAAAAGATGAACGACAGCGCGATGCCGAACGTCCCCGGCTACCAGGCGAAGCTTGCCCAGCATCAGAATCGCGTCCAGAGGGCCGGCAACATCAGCGGAGCAGGATATGTCGCGATATTCAACGCTCTAGTGGACACGAATCAGTTCCAGGCGGCATCCAAGATCATGTCGATGCTTAGCGGTATAAACGGGCCAACCAATTTCTCCCCTAACGCCAACCAGGGAGTAGCCCCGGCTGCGGCGGCTGTTGCTTCCGATCCGGCTGCGGGTAACTTGTCACTCAAGGACCCTCATGTGCTGCAACAGGGCGGTGCCGGTGCAGGCCATGCCCCGGACGCGTCTGGCCGCGCCACCGCGGCATCCGGCCCGAGCACGACGGCCATTCACGGTGGCACCCCTCCTCGGAACCCCGGCAATGGAGCCGCTGCCGGCAGCGGGCCAGCTGCACCTGCGTCAGGCCCGGGAGACCTCCAAGCGCGGTTGGATCGCCTCACGAACAACTCGCTCCCGAACTTTGAAGCGGACAAGCAGAAGATTGCAGACGGCACCGCCGGAGTCGGCCAAGGAATTGCCGACCAGAAGGAAGCAGTGCAATCGGCCTCGGCTGTGATCTCGCCCGAGCAGGTGCGAGACACGTTCCATCGTGAAGTGGGTACCGTGAAGAGCGGTTTCGCGGGAGCAGGTATGGCGTGGGGTGACTTTGAGAAGGCCCACCCCTATATGGCCGCCGGCATCGAAGCCGGTGTCACCATGCTACCCGTGATGCGCGCCGCCGGCGGACTCAAGAAGCTTTACGACGTCTCTGCAGCCGCAAAGAAGGGGTGGCAAGGCGTTCAAGCAGCGAAGGCCGGTGTCTCGACTGCCGCGAAGGAGATGGCAAGATTGGAGAGCGCTTTCAAGTCTCCGAACGGCGCATTGCTCGGTGGCAAGAAGGCCCTTGATGCTCGACAAGTTGCGAACCTTGGCTTCAAGAGCACTGACGACTTCCTGGAGGCCTATGGGAAGGCCGGCGCCAATGTCATCAAAGCTGAGAAGGATCTTCTGCGTTCGGCCGAGACATACTCCCAGAAGTTTGGCGCATCGGTTGGTAAGGATGGGCTTCCGGGCGACGCTACTTTCGGGTTCGTCGCGCAGAACGCTACACGGCAGGCCGTGGCCACCGGGAAAGCGGCAGGCGGTGCTGGTCTCCTCGAGCTCTCAAAGTACGAGGCGAACATCCACCGGCAAGAGGTCATGCATAACCAGGAGATGGAGGACCTGCGCCGAGGCGTGCGTGGTCGATAG
- a CDS encoding conjugal transfer protein TraH: MKLNLKRIVVTLSLMTWLLGLPGAAHAGLQDALDGMFMSNSTTPSSFTNQSRGGLVGGGASVRMPIRNINLIAFDPPRISAGCGGIDLFGGSFSFINADQLVALFRQIAANAVGVAFKAAIDAINPALGKLMQDFQNKIAALNSMMKNTCSLATTIMDKSGASDAIRSFVGQKIAPEVETASGAITDFFAGINSFLPEPNSGTRAAAASGKAPELGNMTWKALKSSKAGEMLGNPSTAETNPDGANEIVMSLVGAVVVGPENDSDQTNPDGSVQVDNGRYWSPTLRLPDLRDGNMGGEKPVYVLRCQDGYDEGSCRRISRASINFSGVRGYVYTMLLGDATGATTTADSIVGKLIFCSGNACNFTSQQKTFIGLVSAPVLGMMKKVQAMPGAADHIARQMAPVIINEITIKFAESALVAAQAAFGGTKYTADERVLKAQSDLLHEVIDMRRAATEQLPAINEAIAYTKAINQDNPAVFVKPEIR, from the coding sequence ATGAAACTGAATCTCAAGCGGATCGTCGTCACGCTATCGTTGATGACTTGGCTTCTCGGGCTCCCCGGTGCCGCGCATGCGGGGCTGCAAGACGCTCTTGACGGCATGTTTATGTCGAACAGCACCACACCCTCATCGTTCACCAACCAGTCCCGAGGCGGCCTGGTCGGCGGCGGCGCATCGGTGCGCATGCCCATCCGGAACATCAACCTCATCGCGTTCGATCCTCCGCGCATCTCTGCCGGGTGTGGCGGCATCGACCTCTTTGGTGGTTCGTTCTCCTTCATCAACGCTGATCAGCTCGTTGCGCTGTTCCGCCAGATCGCCGCGAACGCCGTCGGCGTCGCATTCAAGGCCGCGATCGATGCGATCAACCCGGCCCTGGGCAAGCTGATGCAGGACTTCCAGAACAAGATCGCGGCCCTGAACTCGATGATGAAAAATACGTGCTCGCTGGCCACCACGATTATGGACAAGTCCGGCGCCAGTGATGCGATCCGTAGTTTTGTCGGTCAGAAGATTGCCCCCGAAGTGGAGACTGCCTCTGGCGCGATCACTGACTTCTTTGCGGGAATCAACAGCTTTCTGCCGGAACCGAACTCCGGCACGCGAGCAGCTGCGGCCAGCGGCAAAGCTCCTGAACTGGGGAACATGACATGGAAGGCGTTGAAATCGAGCAAGGCCGGAGAAATGCTCGGGAATCCTTCGACAGCCGAAACTAATCCGGACGGTGCGAATGAGATCGTCATGAGTCTCGTGGGTGCGGTGGTCGTTGGACCAGAAAACGACTCAGACCAGACGAACCCGGACGGCAGCGTGCAAGTCGACAACGGTCGCTACTGGTCGCCGACTCTGCGTCTCCCCGACCTGCGCGACGGCAATATGGGCGGTGAGAAGCCTGTCTACGTCCTTCGCTGCCAAGATGGCTATGACGAAGGCAGCTGCCGGAGGATTTCCCGGGCTTCGATCAACTTCAGCGGCGTCCGTGGCTACGTCTATACGATGCTTCTTGGAGATGCTACGGGTGCGACCACCACGGCAGATTCGATCGTCGGAAAGCTGATCTTCTGCTCTGGCAATGCCTGCAACTTCACCAGCCAGCAGAAGACGTTCATCGGCCTCGTGAGTGCACCGGTGCTTGGGATGATGAAGAAGGTTCAAGCAATGCCGGGCGCCGCGGATCACATCGCAAGGCAGATGGCTCCCGTCATCATCAACGAGATCACCATCAAGTTTGCCGAGTCCGCGCTTGTTGCTGCTCAGGCGGCCTTCGGTGGGACCAAGTACACGGCCGATGAGCGCGTATTGAAGGCGCAGAGCGACCTGCTGCACGAGGTGATTGACATGCGTCGTGCCGCAACCGAACAACTGCCTGCCATCAATGAGGCAATTGCCTACACGAAAGCCATCAACCAGGACAATCCGGCCGTCTTCGTGAAGCCGGAAATCCGATAA
- a CDS encoding thioredoxin domain-containing protein: MNRRSFSSMAVALFGLPLTTLAQESSQGTSAPQLPYREVPREAEDSKKVLIFISLTCPVCAAYHEQIAKWALSLPKGWSAEFVPVVEAHRDTVIAARAFYAAKALNATYLPAFLSYAYSAIQDRGMPVSDGKTWSFIASSSHLQGFDAAWKNVNPATVQAAFNKLIRYRIDATPSIAIGGRYVITPDSTNGDQELFFKLANGMVSKAMTG; encoded by the coding sequence ATGAACCGTCGCTCCTTTTCTTCAATGGCCGTCGCGTTGTTCGGCCTGCCGCTGACGACGCTGGCACAGGAGTCGTCACAGGGGACGTCGGCACCGCAGCTGCCCTATAGGGAAGTCCCGCGGGAAGCGGAGGACAGTAAGAAGGTCCTGATCTTCATCTCTCTGACTTGCCCTGTTTGCGCCGCGTACCACGAGCAGATTGCGAAGTGGGCACTGTCGCTACCTAAGGGCTGGAGTGCGGAGTTTGTGCCGGTTGTCGAGGCACATCGTGACACCGTCATCGCTGCGAGGGCCTTCTATGCGGCCAAGGCTTTGAATGCCACGTACCTTCCTGCGTTCTTGAGCTACGCCTACTCCGCTATTCAGGACCGCGGTATGCCGGTGAGTGACGGCAAGACTTGGAGCTTCATTGCCTCGTCCTCCCATTTGCAGGGGTTTGATGCTGCATGGAAGAACGTGAACCCCGCTACAGTCCAGGCCGCATTCAACAAGCTCATCCGGTACCGGATCGATGCGACGCCGTCTATTGCGATCGGTGGTCGCTATGTCATCACGCCCGACAGCACGAACGGCGACCAGGAGCTCTTCTTCAAGCTTGCAAATGGCATGGTCTCGAAGGCCATGACCGGCTGA
- the traV gene encoding type IV conjugative transfer system lipoprotein TraV has product MKFRLLLATLPLLATGCSSILNTADNDSFSCPGMPQGIICKTPLAVYKSTNQMPQPTESDRPFGSSGARGVQAGDDQGNVARPELTSGVAAGAPGLIQTSVPGSAQANGTARPVRKPAQVMRIWIAPWIDSKDDLHYPSYLYTEVQPRRWSFGKSEFAGKGMVVPHRELAAVAPIPQESGRPNGKPAAQRTPGGDAPQADANQPYQGTDVTKLGMPSPSDINLE; this is encoded by the coding sequence ATGAAATTTCGACTTCTTCTCGCGACGCTTCCACTGCTCGCGACCGGCTGCTCATCGATCTTGAACACAGCGGACAACGATTCCTTCTCGTGCCCGGGTATGCCGCAGGGAATCATCTGCAAGACGCCGCTGGCCGTCTACAAATCGACGAACCAGATGCCGCAACCGACGGAGAGCGATCGCCCCTTTGGGTCTTCAGGAGCTCGTGGCGTTCAGGCGGGGGACGATCAGGGAAACGTTGCGCGCCCTGAGCTCACCAGCGGTGTTGCCGCAGGTGCGCCAGGGCTGATCCAAACGTCCGTCCCGGGTTCCGCCCAGGCCAACGGAACGGCACGCCCGGTCCGCAAGCCGGCGCAAGTCATGCGCATCTGGATCGCTCCGTGGATCGATAGCAAAGACGATCTTCACTACCCGTCATATCTGTACACCGAGGTACAACCGCGCCGCTGGTCGTTCGGCAAGTCCGAGTTCGCCGGCAAGGGCATGGTTGTTCCTCATCGTGAGCTCGCAGCGGTCGCTCCGATTCCCCAGGAATCGGGCCGGCCGAACGGGAAACCTGCAGCGCAAAGAACTCCCGGGGGGGATGCGCCGCAGGCAGACGCCAACCAGCCATATCAGGGGACCGATGTGACGAAGCTTGGCATGCCATCTCCCTCGGACATTAACCTCGAGTGA
- the traF gene encoding conjugal transfer protein TraF — translation MTKTLLVLALLSLTFGAAQAREDDGTPTRFLERKAEGWFWYQDPKDEIPPEPPAQQPPAPPKKQDTAQPKKPEKAQDEPFSVEWLRASMPKLLDAAINDPTKENVEAYLYAQRVAMDKSQRYAEMTQRVVAADPFLDENNRVPIAAYTKAFFLRQLGQGTSEALKHIAKVGGLWVFFDSKCEYCRPQANSVQEIGKKYGFITKFISMDGRPLPNVPTFVNDNGHAKLLNLRLTPTTVLVVPPNNYFVVSQGMMAQDQLEQRIIIAAESNNLLPPDLAAKIRTYDRGVLSNEDMKKGAGDDPKAWVKYLKDRLDGRY, via the coding sequence ATGACAAAGACACTCCTCGTACTGGCACTGCTCTCCCTCACCTTTGGAGCCGCGCAAGCCAGGGAAGACGACGGTACACCGACTCGCTTCCTTGAACGGAAAGCGGAAGGGTGGTTCTGGTACCAAGATCCGAAGGATGAGATCCCTCCCGAGCCGCCGGCACAGCAGCCACCCGCTCCACCGAAGAAGCAGGATACCGCCCAACCAAAAAAGCCTGAGAAGGCTCAGGACGAGCCATTCTCTGTGGAATGGCTCCGCGCAAGCATGCCTAAGCTCCTCGACGCCGCGATCAATGATCCGACAAAAGAGAACGTCGAGGCGTACTTGTACGCGCAGCGGGTCGCCATGGACAAATCTCAGCGCTATGCGGAGATGACACAGCGAGTGGTCGCCGCCGATCCCTTCCTAGACGAGAACAACCGCGTACCGATTGCCGCTTACACCAAGGCGTTCTTCCTGCGGCAGCTTGGTCAAGGTACCTCCGAAGCGCTCAAGCACATTGCAAAGGTTGGCGGCCTTTGGGTCTTCTTTGACTCGAAATGTGAGTACTGCCGGCCCCAGGCCAATAGTGTCCAGGAGATCGGCAAGAAGTACGGATTCATCACCAAGTTCATCTCGATGGATGGCAGGCCATTGCCGAATGTTCCAACGTTCGTGAACGACAACGGCCACGCCAAGCTCCTAAACCTCCGCCTGACGCCCACGACAGTTCTGGTGGTTCCGCCCAACAACTACTTCGTGGTCTCGCAGGGAATGATGGCTCAGGACCAGCTTGAACAGCGAATCATCATCGCCGCTGAATCGAACAACCTGTTGCCACCCGACCTGGCCGCGAAGATCCGGACTTACGACCGCGGTGTTCTGTCCAACGAGGACATGAAGAAGGGCGCTGGCGATGACCCGAAAGCCTGGGTGAAGTATCTGAAAGACCGCCTTGACGGGCGCTACTAA
- the traA gene encoding TraA family conjugative transfer protein, protein MNRITNNKQALLTMAMMALVLAVNASAASDTTFAQIVTRLSDWMTGSLGTVFALGSLAVGLAIGVVKQSVMSVVTGVAVALSASLGPGVLQGLFTAAL, encoded by the coding sequence ATGAACCGCATTACCAACAACAAGCAAGCTCTGCTGACCATGGCCATGATGGCACTCGTGCTTGCGGTCAACGCGTCCGCGGCCTCGGATACCACGTTCGCGCAGATCGTGACCCGACTGTCTGACTGGATGACCGGCTCGCTGGGCACGGTTTTCGCGCTCGGCTCGCTGGCTGTCGGCCTGGCCATCGGCGTCGTCAAGCAGTCCGTGATGAGCGTGGTGACCGGTGTGGCGGTGGCTCTGTCCGCCTCCCTGGGCCCTGGCGTCCTGCAAGGTCTTTTCACGGCAGCGCTGTAA
- the traC gene encoding type IV secretion system protein TraC, with amino-acid sequence MLGSQKSKGSKSTPTIDGDRDNVPYAKITVRAWDPDTNLLLASDKGEHYLGACFIADPLKGADDATVDKFRSALSMPFPAGTFIQIGLLSSPDADEFFDAYMAGKDTENEVLRALAEQHASYVRNGRHEPLVTRSGVLVNRQRLILTIKTPCARALPSAADIAAARETVDRVQEAFKAAELQTVQLDAQGYLVLLRLIANMYEHPSFHYDETRPIREQVFFPGDSINYDDPKLINFNDGAHFAKVMSVKHFPKRASLAIMNHMIGDPLGLSNQITDPYYMVLTLHYPDQVKKVDWVKNRSSMLNHQVFGPTAHMIPILGYKKHGMDVLVHDIEGKGSIVCEANFTLFLFSRSKEKLNKLAAGLRAYYTSLAFEIREDSRILEPLWNNLLPLNTSLEGIQNLFRFHTMGVTHAVQFMPVIGEWTGSGRNGALLLVTRRGQPALIDLYESTTNYNGIVFAEAGAGKSFLTQKIVSDYLAEGAKVWAIDAGRSYFKLCKAAKGSFVEFKADSDLCLNPFTFIDNLEEEMDIIKAMIAKMAAPDEPLGAYAMSRLEEAITSVYQKYGRNASVKAVAEFCLQQPDEDTQRLGRQLYPFAGGAYTRWFEGENNLDMNNAFVVLELSDLKGRKALQQVVLLQLMSRINYDMFLTRGRKKILIIDEAWELLDDPVMGKAMEALYRKARKEKGAVLIVTQSIEDLYNSPNARAIAANSAWQFILKQNSESIDGAIAGGHFKIEPYGAHMLKTVHTIPGKYSEVMVKQSESQWGIFRLTVDRFTQVLFSTKDDERDAIFDAIDRGDSVVDAVHRFIDQEAAAEDALLAA; translated from the coding sequence ATGCTCGGGTCTCAAAAATCGAAGGGTTCCAAGTCCACGCCCACCATTGACGGAGACCGGGACAACGTTCCTTACGCCAAGATCACTGTTCGCGCGTGGGACCCGGATACAAATCTGCTCCTCGCGTCCGACAAGGGCGAGCACTATCTGGGCGCTTGCTTCATCGCGGACCCGCTGAAAGGCGCGGACGACGCGACCGTCGACAAATTCCGCTCGGCGTTGAGTATGCCGTTCCCGGCCGGGACGTTCATTCAAATCGGACTCCTGTCTTCCCCCGACGCAGACGAATTCTTTGACGCGTACATGGCAGGGAAAGACACTGAGAACGAAGTGCTCCGCGCGCTCGCCGAGCAGCATGCCTCGTACGTCCGGAATGGCCGCCATGAGCCTCTGGTTACCCGCAGTGGCGTACTGGTGAACCGGCAGCGGCTCATCCTTACGATCAAGACGCCTTGCGCTCGCGCACTCCCCTCGGCCGCGGATATCGCGGCTGCTCGGGAGACTGTCGACCGCGTTCAGGAAGCATTCAAGGCCGCAGAGCTTCAGACCGTCCAGCTCGACGCTCAGGGATACCTCGTTCTTCTCCGCCTGATCGCGAATATGTACGAGCACCCGAGCTTCCACTACGACGAGACCCGTCCTATTCGAGAACAGGTCTTCTTCCCAGGTGACTCGATCAACTACGACGATCCGAAGCTCATCAACTTCAATGATGGGGCGCACTTCGCCAAGGTCATGAGCGTCAAGCACTTCCCGAAAAGGGCGAGCTTGGCCATCATGAACCACATGATTGGCGATCCTCTTGGCCTGTCGAATCAAATCACAGACCCATACTACATGGTGCTGACGCTTCACTACCCTGATCAGGTAAAGAAGGTCGACTGGGTCAAAAACCGATCCTCCATGCTGAATCACCAGGTGTTCGGCCCAACGGCGCACATGATCCCAATTCTTGGCTACAAGAAACATGGGATGGACGTCCTGGTCCACGACATCGAAGGCAAGGGCTCCATCGTCTGTGAGGCGAACTTCACGCTCTTCCTGTTCTCCCGCAGCAAGGAGAAGCTCAACAAGCTCGCGGCCGGCCTGCGCGCCTACTACACCAGTCTGGCATTCGAGATCCGAGAGGACAGCCGCATTCTCGAGCCCCTCTGGAACAACCTCCTGCCTCTGAACACCTCTCTCGAGGGAATCCAGAATCTGTTCCGATTTCACACGATGGGCGTCACGCACGCCGTGCAGTTCATGCCAGTCATCGGTGAATGGACCGGCAGCGGGCGAAATGGGGCGCTCCTCCTCGTAACGCGCCGCGGGCAACCTGCGCTGATCGATCTGTACGAGTCAACAACCAATTACAACGGCATCGTGTTCGCCGAGGCCGGCGCCGGTAAGTCGTTCCTTACCCAGAAGATCGTCAGCGACTACCTGGCCGAGGGCGCAAAAGTCTGGGCAATTGATGCCGGTCGCTCATACTTCAAGCTATGCAAGGCAGCCAAGGGCTCATTTGTCGAGTTCAAGGCTGACTCTGATCTGTGCCTGAATCCATTCACCTTCATCGACAACCTCGAGGAGGAAATGGACATCATCAAGGCGATGATCGCCAAGATGGCAGCCCCCGACGAGCCGTTGGGGGCGTATGCGATGTCCCGTCTCGAAGAGGCGATCACCAGCGTCTATCAAAAGTATGGCCGCAACGCGTCCGTCAAGGCGGTGGCCGAGTTCTGCCTGCAGCAGCCCGACGAAGACACCCAGCGCCTTGGCCGCCAGCTTTATCCGTTCGCCGGCGGCGCCTACACTCGATGGTTCGAGGGCGAAAACAACCTGGACATGAACAACGCTTTCGTTGTTCTGGAGCTCAGCGACCTGAAGGGTCGGAAGGCGCTCCAGCAGGTTGTGCTGCTTCAGTTGATGTCGCGCATCAACTACGACATGTTCCTCACACGTGGTCGGAAGAAGATCCTGATCATTGATGAGGCCTGGGAACTGCTCGACGACCCGGTCATGGGCAAGGCAATGGAGGCCCTCTATCGCAAGGCGCGAAAAGAGAAGGGCGCCGTGCTGATCGTCACGCAATCGATTGAAGACCTCTACAACTCGCCGAACGCTCGCGCTATTGCCGCCAACTCGGCATGGCAGTTCATCCTGAAGCAGAACAGCGAGTCGATTGACGGTGCGATCGCAGGCGGGCACTTCAAGATCGAACCCTACGGTGCGCATATGCTCAAGACTGTGCATACGATTCCCGGAAAGTATTCGGAAGTCATGGTGAAGCAGAGCGAAAGCCAGTGGGGCATTTTCCGGCTGACTGTTGACCGCTTCACACAGGTCCTGTTCTCAACCAAGGATGACGAGCGCGACGCCATCTTTGATGCCATTGACCGCGGGGATAGTGTCGTCGACGCAGTCCATCGCTTTATCGACCAGGAAGCAGCAGCCGAGGACGCGCTCCTGGCCGCGTAG
- the lepB gene encoding signal peptidase I has product MRFHYPIHQYLDRIRLGMKDQNRIRFLRASLLWTVLSFLVALAAVTEFRKHYQIGLDLTPIRCMPERLYWVKLGAPKSVQRGDIIAFIAPKGLMLEPFNGKMIAKQVAGLPGDTVRVTNDRAYVNGKYIGDLVLNQKLGRGPGAFDREEVVPPGKLFVIGTLPRSYDGRYWGFLDQRSLVGSVTPLI; this is encoded by the coding sequence ATGCGATTCCACTACCCGATCCATCAGTATCTCGATCGCATTCGGCTCGGGATGAAGGACCAGAACCGCATTCGGTTCCTTCGTGCCTCGCTGCTATGGACTGTATTGAGCTTCCTCGTGGCTTTGGCCGCCGTCACCGAGTTCCGCAAGCACTACCAGATTGGGCTCGACCTTACACCGATCCGATGCATGCCTGAGCGGCTGTATTGGGTGAAGCTTGGCGCCCCGAAGTCTGTCCAACGCGGAGACATCATCGCGTTCATCGCCCCCAAGGGGCTGATGCTCGAACCCTTCAACGGAAAAATGATCGCCAAGCAGGTAGCCGGCCTTCCGGGCGACACGGTCCGGGTGACGAACGACCGAGCATATGTGAACGGAAAGTACATAGGGGACCTAGTGCTCAACCAGAAGCTCGGCCGTGGTCCGGGAGCTTTTGACCGGGAGGAGGTTGTACCTCCTGGAAAGCTCTTCGTGATCGGAACGCTTCCGCGTAGCTATGACGGCCGTTACTGGGGCTTTCTGGACCAACGGTCGTTGGTTGGCTCTGTGACGCCGCTCATCTGA